One genomic region from Campylobacter concisus encodes:
- the fdh3B gene encoding formate dehydrogenase FDH3 subunit beta: MARMKFFVDTNRCISCYGCQVACSSAHELPVGIYRRKVITLHDGIEGKEVSTTIACQHCTDAPCEQVCPVDCFYIRADGIVLHDKNICIGCGYCLYACPFGAPQFPKDGAFGVKGVMDKCTMCAGGPEPTNSHEERELYGQNRMAEGKVPMCAAVCATNALLVGDAAEVSNVYRKRVMLRNTGLNV, translated from the coding sequence ATGGCAAGAATGAAATTTTTTGTAGATACTAATAGATGTATCAGCTGCTATGGATGTCAAGTCGCCTGCTCTTCTGCTCACGAGCTTCCAGTGGGAATTTATAGAAGAAAGGTCATTACACTTCACGATGGTATCGAAGGTAAGGAGGTTTCAACTACCATTGCATGCCAACACTGTACTGATGCACCTTGTGAGCAAGTTTGCCCAGTTGATTGTTTCTACATTAGAGCTGATGGCATCGTGCTTCACGATAAAAATATATGTATAGGCTGTGGTTACTGCTTATATGCTTGTCCATTTGGTGCGCCACAGTTCCCTAAAGATGGAGCGTTTGGTGTAAAAGGCGTAATGGATAAATGTACTATGTGTGCAGGCGGTCCAGAGCCAACAAACTCACACGAGGAGAGAGAGCTTTACGGTCAAAATAGAATGGCCGAAGGAAAAGTGCCTATGTGTGCGGCTGTTTGTGCTACAAATGCACTTTTGGTTGGTGATGCGGCTGAAGTATCAAACGTATATCGCAAACGCGTTATGCTAAGAAATACAGGACTAAATGTCTAA
- the selB gene encoding selenocysteine-specific translation elongation factor, which yields MSLIIGTAGHIDHGKTALIKELNGFEGDNLEEEKKRGITINLSFSNLSKNDENIAFIDVPGHENLIKTMISGAYGFDACLFVVAANDGLMPQSLEHLEILNLLGVKSLIVALTKCDLVDEATINLRKKEIRDEISKFKNLQILEIFAVSIKDKASIDELRNYLFTLRAKKRDEEGVFRYYIDRVFSLKGIGNVVTGTVIEGSVSKNEKLFNYDAGKEVLVRSVQSHDKFVDSAGVSSRVALNLTGIELNELKKGQLLSKKGYFRGFREVDAVVTAKNLIHSQSVTFCVGAKNVPAKVLILSQKDDSYFVTFKFQSDMFLKFDEAFVLISDARVIGGGKVLNPVLEPLKKAGKILFLAALLKHDFIGAFSILKEAHKNGFGIISSYQRFGLSHEEAVNVAKKVSNVFVDEKALNIYDLSAVERIKSVVKFMIEKNEFAVFSAQSISLKLAWASQNLAQKALDELESINLISKNDGVYTKKGVDISKLKVRLEEKIYEILESGKLAPTAPYNIYDELEIDRLSGDNALKKLTAMGRVVRLEHNLFITRNSLKMALDKLREIIKNQGFVNVTNAKDALNLSRKYVIAYLEQLDLESDIMKQGNDRVFRG from the coding sequence ATGAGTCTAATAATAGGAACAGCAGGGCATATCGACCACGGAAAAACTGCACTCATAAAAGAGCTAAATGGCTTTGAGGGGGACAATCTTGAAGAGGAGAAAAAGCGTGGCATAACGATCAATCTAAGCTTTTCAAATTTAAGTAAAAATGATGAAAATATCGCATTTATCGACGTGCCAGGGCATGAAAATCTCATAAAAACGATGATAAGTGGCGCGTATGGCTTTGACGCGTGCTTGTTTGTGGTGGCGGCAAATGACGGACTTATGCCTCAAAGCTTGGAGCACCTTGAAATTTTAAATCTTCTTGGTGTGAAGTCTTTGATCGTGGCACTTACTAAGTGTGATCTCGTAGATGAAGCGACTATAAATTTAAGGAAAAAAGAGATAAGAGATGAAATTTCTAAATTTAAAAATCTGCAAATTTTAGAAATTTTTGCCGTTAGTATAAAGGATAAGGCAAGCATTGACGAGCTTAGAAACTACCTCTTTACGCTAAGAGCTAAAAAGCGCGATGAAGAGGGCGTTTTTAGATACTACATCGATAGGGTCTTTAGCCTAAAAGGTATCGGAAATGTCGTAACTGGCACCGTTATAGAGGGAAGCGTTAGTAAAAATGAGAAGCTTTTTAACTATGACGCTGGCAAAGAGGTGCTAGTAAGAAGCGTGCAAAGCCACGATAAATTCGTAGATAGCGCAGGGGTTAGCAGCCGTGTGGCGCTAAATCTAACTGGCATTGAGCTTAATGAGTTAAAAAAAGGGCAGCTACTTAGTAAAAAGGGCTATTTTAGGGGATTTAGAGAGGTTGATGCGGTCGTAACTGCTAAAAATCTCATTCACTCGCAAAGCGTAACCTTTTGTGTGGGTGCTAAAAACGTCCCTGCAAAGGTGCTTATACTAAGCCAAAAAGATGATAGCTACTTTGTTACCTTTAAATTTCAAAGCGATATGTTTTTGAAATTTGACGAGGCCTTTGTGCTTATCTCAGACGCACGCGTAATAGGCGGTGGCAAGGTGTTAAATCCTGTGCTTGAGCCACTGAAAAAAGCTGGCAAAATTCTCTTTTTGGCTGCACTTTTAAAGCATGATTTCATTGGGGCATTTTCTATACTTAAAGAAGCCCACAAAAATGGCTTTGGCATCATCTCGTCTTATCAAAGGTTTGGACTAAGTCACGAAGAGGCCGTAAATGTGGCTAAAAAAGTCTCAAATGTCTTTGTCGATGAAAAGGCTTTAAATATCTATGATCTAAGCGCGGTTGAGCGGATAAAGTCTGTGGTTAAATTTATGATAGAAAAAAATGAATTTGCCGTTTTCTCAGCTCAAAGTATAAGCCTAAAGCTTGCTTGGGCTAGTCAAAATTTAGCTCAAAAAGCACTTGATGAGCTTGAAAGTATAAACTTAATCTCTAAAAATGATGGCGTCTATACAAAAAAAGGCGTTGATATAAGCAAACTAAAGGTAAGGCTTGAAGAGAAAATTTATGAAATTTTAGAAAGCGGAAAGCTAGCTCCAACGGCACCTTATAATATATATGATGAGCTGGAAATAGATAGGCTAAGTGGCGATAATGCACTTAAAAAACTAACTGCAATGGGCAGAGTTGTAAGGCTGGAGCATAATCTTTTTATCACTAGAAATTCGCTAAAAATGGCACTTGATAAGCTAAGAGAGATCATCAAAAATCAAGGTTTTGTAAATGTTACAAACGCCAAGGATGCACTAAATTTAAGTAGAAAATATGTAATCGCTTATCTTGAGCAACTTGACCTTGAGAGTGACATAATGAAGCAAGGAAATGATAGAGTCTTTCGTGGTTAG
- a CDS encoding Fe-S-containing protein yields MSIYFYQVFLALLGFTLFAALNNKDKSLKTLFLPSLFGVVAGVFIFKVVRHALIDDQFKIFIDSVTLVFLLISILWIFLELKIAKIVTFFILGIGFGFGYSSSSVLFPLFGGELLDTLSVISFFLMIFAMILLVFLFFFISNLKSSISPLIAKILALITLVFLLIDRSSQTALELLRAGALKISSELNSQILSISAKGIYVSEFGTYFYIFVILLLCITTLFFMPKSIDKNKFGSIKYRFTKAIRENISDNAKFAFCSILIALGFSLYYDLYASRPPEISEPVIVEPVGDKFIFDVEMLKDNELHRFAYITDEGKQIRFFLLNRFSDRVSPVIVFDSCMICGDMGYIKRGNDLICISCNVRIFLPSVGKEGGCNPIPMPFIFDGKNIIVDYKTITDGANFFSKVVEKMVLDPVSRKKVSNLDSRSYLYYGRTYFFENNETQAKFEANPEKYVEINGTLK; encoded by the coding sequence ATGTCAATTTATTTCTATCAGGTCTTTTTAGCCCTCCTTGGATTTACGCTTTTTGCTGCCTTAAATAACAAGGATAAAAGTTTAAAAACACTTTTTTTACCGTCACTTTTTGGAGTCGTAGCTGGCGTATTTATTTTTAAAGTCGTTCGTCACGCACTTATAGATGATCAGTTTAAAATTTTCATCGATTCAGTGACGCTAGTTTTTCTACTAATTAGCATTTTATGGATATTTCTTGAGCTTAAGATAGCAAAAATTGTAACGTTTTTTATTTTAGGCATCGGCTTTGGCTTTGGCTATAGTTCAAGCAGTGTGTTATTCCCGCTATTTGGTGGTGAGCTACTAGATACGCTTTCGGTCATTAGCTTCTTTCTAATGATATTTGCAATGATTTTGCTCGTATTTTTATTCTTTTTTATTTCGAATTTAAAATCTAGCATTTCTCCATTAATAGCTAAAATTTTAGCCCTTATCACTTTAGTTTTCTTACTAATCGATAGGAGCTCTCAGACAGCACTTGAGCTTTTGCGTGCTGGGGCTCTAAAAATAAGTAGTGAGTTAAACTCTCAGATTCTATCTATTAGTGCAAAAGGTATTTACGTATCAGAATTTGGTACTTATTTTTATATCTTTGTGATCTTACTTTTATGTATCACCACACTTTTCTTTATGCCAAAAAGTATTGATAAAAATAAATTTGGTTCTATCAAATACCGCTTTACGAAAGCCATTAGAGAAAATATTTCTGATAATGCAAAATTTGCATTTTGTAGTATTTTGATAGCACTTGGATTTTCGCTCTATTATGATCTTTACGCATCTCGTCCACCTGAAATTTCAGAGCCAGTGATAGTTGAGCCAGTAGGTGATAAGTTTATATTTGACGTAGAAATGTTAAAAGATAATGAGCTTCACAGATTTGCCTACATCACAGATGAGGGCAAGCAGATAAGATTTTTCTTACTAAACCGCTTTAGTGACCGTGTATCACCTGTTATCGTCTTTGACTCATGCATGATTTGTGGCGATATGGGCTATATAAAAAGAGGCAATGACCTTATTTGTATCTCTTGTAATGTTAGAATTTTCTTGCCGTCAGTTGGCAAAGAGGGCGGTTGCAACCCGATACCAATGCCATTTATCTTCGATGGCAAAAATATCATAGTTGATTATAAAACTATTACAGATGGAGCAAATTTCTTTAGTAAGGTTGTCGAAAAAATGGTGCTTGACCCAGTTAGTCGCAAAAAAGTGAGCAACCTTGATTCAAGATCATATTTATACTACGGACGCACATATTTCTTTGAAAATAATGAAACTCAGGCGAAATTTGAAGCAAATCCAGAAAAATATGTAGAAATAAATGGAACGTTAAAATGA
- a CDS encoding thioredoxin domain-containing protein: MKKVVLASIIAATSLMAASNKQIEDFYSEVFKNQNIDGVNVKVVERTKILDDIEKVSLKFSKGDMSQEDVTFVKGDLMFPDVVNLKEQKSYLAEEKKVIAEKAALDLVKSLAKIYKNEDKANVITLGNDSKKPTLIMFSDPECPYCRAELAKIETTLKDNNVEIILTPVHELSSLQKSALIYKDIKNAKSDSDKVKILRKYFSEDYNVDEKNVSKEESDKIDTLRKKYFSAGVRSVPFIINKSDLK, encoded by the coding sequence ATGAAAAAAGTGGTTTTGGCCTCAATAATAGCGGCAACTAGCCTAATGGCAGCTAGCAATAAGCAAATAGAAGATTTTTACTCAGAAGTTTTTAAAAATCAAAATATCGATGGTGTTAATGTAAAAGTCGTAGAACGCACTAAAATTTTAGATGATATAGAAAAAGTAAGCTTAAAATTTAGCAAAGGAGATATGTCTCAAGAAGATGTGACTTTTGTTAAGGGCGATCTTATGTTTCCTGATGTTGTAAATTTAAAGGAGCAAAAGTCTTATTTGGCTGAAGAAAAAAAGGTAATCGCAGAAAAAGCAGCACTTGATTTAGTAAAATCACTAGCTAAAATTTATAAAAATGAAGACAAGGCAAATGTTATAACTCTTGGTAATGATAGCAAAAAGCCAACTCTTATCATGTTTTCAGATCCTGAATGCCCATATTGTAGAGCCGAGCTAGCAAAGATTGAAACGACATTAAAAGACAATAACGTTGAAATCATCCTAACTCCAGTGCATGAACTATCGTCTTTGCAAAAAAGTGCTTTGATCTATAAAGATATAAAAAATGCAAAAAGTGATAGCGATAAGGTTAAAATTTTAAGAAAGTATTTTTCTGAAGATTATAACGTGGATGAAAAAAATGTTAGCAAAGAAGAGAGCGACAAGATCGATACTTTACGTAAAAAATATTTCTCAGCTGGCGTTAGATCAGTGCCATTTATCATAAACAAAAGTGATCTAAAATAA
- a CDS encoding FTR1 family iron permease — protein MNKFLKFMLIMLLPIWLVAKNDDYEQVAAQIKESLQKVITEYRAGNVEQAVSDTQNAYFGLFEDVEAGIRINLGQKKAYSMEKQFGEIRKAIKAGEAPDDVQKRIDQINSEIAEVLPVILNGHKLVGEYSDTPAQAAASGYDTSKFIPEWKVAFANLSADLDKAIASYESDKQDDAKSAIQDAKFTDYRNTQLEIAIRQHIENGKSIDADIQRKMGEAISGITNGISKDDFKTKLEEIKKLAYDAVSKLPADTAKLAKVDMSDVEAASEEDSGVDYTKVVQNINDKIQAAITLYKNGDVKKAMGDIQDIYFDEFEGSGMENKVGAIDVNLKTAIEATFGNLVALMKSGADEKTLQESASKMSSQLAAALEKTSSSSSPWSLFVWALTIILREGFEALIIVAAVVAYLVKTGNAKAMGKVVYSSVGVAVILSFVMAWLMNVIFGEAAGQKRELMEGITMLVAVGLLFYVGFWLLSNAGAKKWNDYIKSHVSESISSGSTTTLWWTVFLAVFREGAETVLFYQALIFGAKDSASYSMIAAGFVIGLVVLLIVYFLFKIFAVKIPIKPFFIFTSAIIFYMSIVFVGKGVGELVEGKIFIPTIINGLSFPDWMRDWLGLQPYYESLVPQIIMVLALVIGIVIMKSKQNKN, from the coding sequence ATGAATAAATTCTTAAAATTTATGCTAATTATGTTGTTGCCTATTTGGCTCGTGGCAAAAAATGACGACTATGAGCAGGTCGCAGCTCAGATAAAAGAGTCGCTACAAAAAGTAATAACAGAGTATAGAGCTGGCAATGTTGAACAAGCAGTCAGTGATACTCAAAATGCTTATTTTGGCTTATTTGAAGATGTTGAAGCTGGCATTAGAATAAATTTAGGTCAGAAAAAAGCTTACTCTATGGAGAAGCAATTTGGCGAGATCAGAAAGGCGATAAAAGCTGGCGAAGCACCAGATGACGTGCAAAAAAGAATAGACCAGATAAATAGCGAAATAGCTGAAGTTCTGCCAGTTATTTTAAATGGACATAAGCTTGTTGGCGAGTACTCAGACACCCCAGCACAAGCTGCTGCAAGTGGCTATGACACTTCTAAATTTATCCCTGAGTGGAAGGTGGCATTTGCAAATTTATCAGCCGATCTAGATAAAGCAATAGCAAGCTATGAGAGCGATAAACAAGATGACGCCAAAAGTGCTATTCAAGATGCCAAATTTACAGATTACAGAAATACTCAACTTGAAATCGCTATTCGCCAGCATATAGAAAATGGCAAAAGCATAGATGCTGACATCCAAAGAAAGATGGGCGAAGCGATCAGCGGCATCACAAATGGTATAAGCAAAGATGATTTTAAAACTAAGCTAGAAGAGATCAAAAAGCTAGCTTATGACGCTGTCTCAAAACTCCCAGCTGATACTGCAAAACTAGCAAAAGTTGATATGAGTGATGTAGAAGCAGCTTCTGAAGAAGATAGTGGTGTAGATTATACCAAAGTCGTTCAAAACATAAACGACAAAATTCAAGCTGCTATCACACTTTATAAAAATGGTGATGTAAAAAAAGCCATGGGCGATATCCAAGACATCTACTTTGATGAGTTTGAAGGTAGCGGCATGGAGAATAAAGTAGGCGCAATAGATGTAAATTTAAAAACAGCTATTGAAGCTACATTTGGCAATCTTGTAGCCCTTATGAAGTCAGGCGCAGACGAAAAAACACTTCAAGAAAGTGCAAGTAAGATGTCATCTCAGCTAGCAGCTGCACTTGAGAAAACTAGCAGTTCAAGCTCACCTTGGTCTTTATTTGTTTGGGCTTTGACTATCATCTTAAGAGAGGGCTTTGAGGCACTTATCATTGTTGCTGCTGTTGTTGCATATCTTGTAAAAACTGGTAATGCTAAAGCGATGGGCAAAGTTGTTTATAGCTCAGTTGGCGTGGCTGTTATCTTAAGTTTTGTCATGGCGTGGCTAATGAATGTCATTTTTGGCGAGGCAGCAGGTCAAAAAAGAGAGCTTATGGAAGGTATCACGATGCTTGTTGCAGTGGGACTTCTATTTTATGTTGGTTTCTGGCTTCTTTCAAATGCAGGTGCCAAAAAATGGAATGACTACATCAAATCACATGTATCTGAGTCTATCTCAAGTGGCTCAACCACAACACTTTGGTGGACTGTATTTTTAGCAGTATTTAGAGAGGGTGCTGAAACTGTACTATTTTATCAGGCGCTTATTTTTGGAGCTAAAGATTCAGCTAGTTACTCGATGATTGCAGCTGGCTTTGTGATAGGACTTGTCGTTCTTTTAATAGTCTATTTCTTATTTAAAATTTTTGCTGTTAAAATTCCTATTAAACCATTTTTTATATTTACGTCAGCTATTATCTTTTATATGTCGATCGTCTTTGTTGGCAAGGGTGTTGGCGAACTAGTTGAGGGCAAAATTTTCATCCCAACTATCATAAATGGACTTAGCTTCCCTGACTGGATGAGAGACTGGCTAGGACTTCAGCCATATTACGAGAGCTTAGTGCCTCAAATCATTATGGTGCTTGCCCTAGTTATAGGCATCGTTATCATGAAATCAAAACAAAATAAAAATTAA
- a CDS encoding formate dehydrogenase subunit alpha: MKKVDGKWQRISWDQAVNEIGDKMLQIRKEDGPDSVIFLGSAKFNNEQAYYFRKFAAFWGTNSNDHVARIUHSATVAGVANTWGYGAMTNHFGDMAANSKCIFIIGANPAVANPVGGMKHTLQAKDRNNAKVIVADPNFTKTAAHADLYLRQRSGTDIALVYGLIHIILKNGWEDKEFIENRTYGIDEIRKEAEHWTPEVTSDVTGVPVDKLMEAANILAHTKPGTVIWALGITQHSVGSSNTRILPILQLILGNMGKPGGGCNIIRGHDNVQGSTDMCNLSDSLPMYYGLTDASWKYYCQGWGVDYDEFVKRFAVSTKEPKQGGTPVKNTVFEEYYYHDPKNPEDRNWRNEKGWSLSKWWQGVLKEENTFSSGALRVLWVQGTGLTSMAHLAKIQEAASKLDMIVVAEPFVNEISILSDRKDGVYILPVATAFENEGHLNATNRSGQWRTKVVDPLYESKGDHEVMFAFAKKFGFYDEYVKGMKMAVVNRELKQVKDDFVWPDDATNEIARVGNSIGYGGRTAEMFRRHQANWDKFDPDTLIGLGGEVKGEYYGKPWPAWDEKHPGTPILYDMSKPYAEGGSGFRNRFGLEHNGVSQLASEESTLVGSAIKGGYPQITKENIEKVLGITLTEEEKAKMGPSWSMDYSGIIFEKCREKGVVPYGNARARAIVWEFLDPIPKHREPIHSPRWDLVQKYPTFDDQARNFRVSTRFKSEQQAKDWSKEFPIVFSTQRVVNLSGAGMIERTSKYLSAITPEMFANVHPELALKYGIKDRDMMWIHSPQGTKIKVRCYHSYMVTPDRICMPYNFAGVMQGVDLSARYPEGTKPYVIGESFNTVTNYGFDPVTQISEFNAGLCRIEKAEENTFKTSFYHEYGERDALGKE; the protein is encoded by the coding sequence ATGAAAAAAGTTGATGGTAAATGGCAAAGAATTTCATGGGATCAAGCCGTAAATGAGATCGGTGATAAGATGCTTCAGATCCGCAAAGAAGACGGTCCTGATAGCGTTATATTCCTTGGATCTGCGAAATTTAACAACGAGCAAGCATATTACTTTAGAAAATTTGCTGCGTTTTGGGGCACAAACAGCAACGACCACGTAGCAAGAATTTGACATAGCGCAACAGTCGCCGGTGTGGCGAATACTTGGGGTTATGGCGCGATGACAAACCACTTTGGAGATATGGCTGCAAACTCAAAATGTATATTTATCATTGGAGCAAACCCAGCTGTGGCAAACCCAGTTGGTGGCATGAAGCACACTTTACAAGCAAAAGATAGAAACAATGCAAAAGTAATTGTAGCTGATCCAAATTTTACAAAGACAGCCGCACATGCTGATCTTTATTTGAGACAAAGATCAGGAACTGATATTGCACTTGTTTATGGTCTTATCCACATTATTCTTAAAAATGGCTGGGAAGATAAAGAATTTATAGAAAATAGAACTTACGGTATTGATGAGATAAGAAAAGAGGCTGAGCACTGGACACCAGAGGTCACATCTGACGTTACAGGCGTGCCAGTTGATAAGTTAATGGAAGCTGCAAATATCCTAGCTCATACAAAGCCAGGCACTGTGATCTGGGCACTTGGTATCACTCAGCACTCAGTTGGCAGCTCAAATACGAGAATTTTACCTATACTTCAATTAATCCTAGGCAACATGGGCAAACCAGGCGGTGGCTGTAACATCATCCGTGGTCACGACAACGTTCAAGGTTCAACCGACATGTGTAACCTCTCAGACAGCTTGCCGATGTATTACGGACTAACTGACGCATCTTGGAAATACTACTGTCAAGGCTGGGGCGTTGATTATGATGAGTTTGTAAAACGCTTTGCAGTCTCAACAAAAGAGCCAAAACAAGGCGGCACACCAGTTAAAAACACTGTTTTTGAAGAGTATTATTACCACGATCCTAAAAATCCAGAGGATAGAAACTGGAGAAATGAAAAAGGCTGGTCACTTTCAAAATGGTGGCAAGGCGTCTTAAAAGAGGAAAATACCTTTAGTAGTGGTGCATTAAGAGTTCTTTGGGTTCAAGGAACTGGTCTTACATCTATGGCGCACCTAGCTAAAATTCAAGAAGCAGCTTCAAAACTAGATATGATCGTTGTAGCCGAGCCATTTGTAAATGAAATTTCTATCCTTTCAGATAGAAAAGATGGCGTTTATATCTTGCCGGTGGCAACTGCCTTTGAAAATGAAGGTCACTTAAACGCTACAAACCGCTCAGGTCAGTGGAGAACAAAAGTCGTTGATCCACTTTATGAAAGCAAGGGCGATCATGAAGTAATGTTTGCATTTGCTAAGAAATTTGGCTTTTATGATGAGTACGTAAAAGGCATGAAGATGGCTGTCGTAAATAGAGAGTTAAAACAAGTAAAAGATGATTTTGTATGGCCTGATGATGCGACAAATGAGATAGCAAGGGTTGGAAATTCTATAGGTTATGGTGGTAGAACAGCTGAGATGTTTAGACGTCACCAAGCAAACTGGGATAAATTTGACCCAGATACGCTAATAGGTCTTGGCGGCGAGGTAAAAGGCGAGTACTACGGCAAGCCATGGCCAGCATGGGATGAAAAACACCCTGGCACACCGATACTATATGATATGAGCAAGCCTTACGCAGAGGGTGGCTCTGGCTTTAGAAACCGCTTTGGACTAGAGCATAACGGCGTTAGCCAGCTAGCTAGCGAAGAGAGCACACTTGTTGGCTCAGCTATAAAAGGTGGCTACCCACAAATCACAAAAGAGAATATAGAAAAAGTCTTAGGTATAACTCTAACTGAAGAAGAGAAAGCTAAGATGGGACCAAGCTGGAGCATGGATTATAGTGGTATTATCTTTGAAAAATGCCGTGAAAAAGGCGTAGTGCCGTATGGTAACGCAAGGGCTAGAGCTATCGTTTGGGAATTTCTTGACCCTATCCCAAAACATAGAGAGCCTATCCACTCACCACGTTGGGATCTTGTTCAAAAGTATCCGACATTTGATGATCAAGCTAGAAATTTCCGTGTTTCTACAAGATTTAAGTCAGAGCAACAAGCAAAAGATTGGTCAAAAGAATTCCCTATCGTGTTTAGCACTCAACGTGTCGTAAATTTAAGTGGTGCGGGAATGATAGAAAGAACAAGTAAATACCTCTCAGCTATCACACCTGAGATGTTTGCTAATGTTCACCCTGAGCTCGCTTTAAAATACGGCATAAAAGATCGCGATATGATGTGGATCCACAGTCCACAAGGCACGAAGATCAAAGTAAGGTGCTACCACAGCTACATGGTAACTCCAGATAGAATTTGTATGCCTTATAACTTCGCTGGCGTTATGCAAGGTGTCGATCTCTCAGCTCGTTACCCAGAGGGCACTAAGCCTTATGTTATCGGCGAGAGCTTTAACACAGTTACTAACTACGGATTTGACCCAGTTACTCAAATTTCAGAATTTAACGCAGGTCTTTGCCGCATAGAAAAAGCTGAAGAGAACACCTTTAAAACATCGTTTTATCACGAGTATGGCGAGAGAGACGCCTTAGGTAAAGAGTAA
- a CDS encoding iron transporter — protein MNKILSSALALSLAAGFALAGEHPIGEPVEANGMEIAAVYLQPIDMEPKGIDLAPSLADFHLEADIHAIAGNKNGFGEGEWIPYLKINYELKNLDNGKVKKGTFMPMVASDGPHYGANVKMDTGVGNYELKFHIDNPEKQGFGRHADKESGVGKWFEPFTTTYKFQWTGGPVK, from the coding sequence ATGAATAAAATTCTTAGTTCAGCTCTAGCACTTAGCCTAGCAGCTGGTTTTGCACTTGCTGGAGAGCACCCAATCGGCGAGCCTGTAGAGGCTAATGGTATGGAGATAGCTGCAGTTTATTTGCAACCAATCGACATGGAACCAAAGGGTATTGACCTAGCTCCAAGCCTAGCTGATTTTCACCTAGAAGCTGACATACACGCTATTGCTGGTAATAAAAACGGCTTTGGCGAAGGTGAGTGGATCCCATACCTAAAGATTAACTACGAGCTAAAAAACCTTGATAACGGCAAAGTTAAAAAAGGTACCTTTATGCCAATGGTTGCAAGCGATGGCCCACACTATGGTGCTAACGTAAAAATGGATACAGGCGTAGGCAACTATGAGCTTAAATTCCACATTGATAATCCAGAAAAACAAGGTTTTGGTCGTCACGCTGACAAAGAGAGCGGTGTTGGTAAATGGTTTGAGCCTTTCACAACAACTTATAAATTTCAATGGACAGGTGGTCCTGTTAAATAA
- a CDS encoding twin-arginine translocation signal domain-containing protein — protein MQGSRRDFLKKSLKVGTAGGILAVSAIAKTTSDDLAPDGNGVVVGKSNKKEVLYKKSKNWETYYKIAY, from the coding sequence ATGCAAGGATCAAGAAGAGATTTTTTAAAGAAATCTCTAAAAGTTGGTACTGCTGGCGGAATACTCGCAGTTTCTGCAATAGCAAAAACAACTAGTGATGACTTAGCTCCTGATGGCAATGGCGTCGTCGTAGGTAAGTCAAACAAAAAAGAGGTGCTTTATAAAAAAAGCAAAAATTGGGAAACCTACTATAAAATCGCTTATTAA